From Weissella confusa, a single genomic window includes:
- a CDS encoding ROK family glucokinase: protein MAKDKLIGVDLGGTTIKFAILTAEGEIQQKWSIRTNILDEGSHIVPDIIDSINHHLDLYQLDKDRIIGIGMGTPGTVDLENGTVKGAFNLNWKETQNVREQIEAGTGLPLTMDNDANAAALGEQWRGAGNNQPDVAFITLGTGVGGGLINDGKLIHGVAGAGGEVGHMIVEPGGYLCTCGNYGCLEQYASATGVVHLAQDFAEAYVGNSKLKAMVDNGEEVTSKIVFDLAKEGDYLANEVVDKVAYYLGLASANISNILNPSSVVIGGGVSAAGKFLLDRVEKNFKQFAFKSTRDVTEVKLAELGNDAGAYGAASLARNSDRVIA from the coding sequence ATGGCTAAAGATAAGCTAATTGGTGTTGACCTTGGTGGTACGACTATCAAGTTCGCCATTTTGACTGCTGAAGGAGAAATCCAACAAAAGTGGTCAATCCGTACAAACATTTTGGATGAAGGGTCACACATCGTACCTGATATCATTGATTCAATTAACCACCACTTGGACTTGTACCAATTGGACAAGGATCGCATCATTGGTATCGGAATGGGTACACCAGGAACGGTTGATCTTGAGAACGGTACTGTTAAGGGTGCCTTCAACTTGAACTGGAAGGAAACACAAAACGTTCGTGAGCAAATCGAAGCTGGAACTGGTTTGCCCTTGACGATGGACAACGACGCCAACGCTGCCGCATTGGGTGAGCAATGGCGTGGTGCCGGAAACAACCAACCAGACGTTGCCTTCATTACGTTGGGAACTGGTGTTGGTGGTGGATTGATTAACGATGGTAAGTTGATCCACGGTGTTGCAGGAGCCGGTGGTGAGGTCGGTCACATGATCGTCGAGCCAGGTGGATACTTGTGCACATGCGGTAACTACGGTTGCTTGGAGCAATACGCTTCAGCTACTGGTGTTGTTCACTTGGCGCAAGACTTTGCAGAAGCCTACGTTGGTAACTCAAAGTTGAAGGCTATGGTCGACAACGGTGAAGAAGTAACGTCAAAGATTGTCTTTGACTTGGCCAAGGAAGGTGACTACTTGGCAAACGAAGTTGTAGACAAGGTTGCTTACTACCTTGGATTGGCTTCAGCTAACATCTCAAACATCTTGAACCCATCTTCTGTTGTTATCGGTGGTGGTGTTTCAGCCGCAGGAAAGTTCTTGTTGGATCGTGTTGAGAAGAACTTTAAGCAATTTGCCTTCAAGTCAACGCGTGACGTGACTGAAGTTAAGTTGGCTGAGTTGGGTAACGATGCTGGTGCATACGGTGCTGCTTCATTGGCCCGTAACTCAGATCGCGTTATTGCCTAA